The Ranitomeya imitator isolate aRanImi1 chromosome 3, aRanImi1.pri, whole genome shotgun sequence genome has a window encoding:
- the LOC138670568 gene encoding DNA dC->dU-editing enzyme APOBEC-3C-like isoform X3, with product MTLFIRKFLSEEEFHDNFNTNDLVNKALVCFSLEDKKPPWKLWGFAYNNPGVEHAEITVLQELSKFWRSNCMKKDSQYKITLYATYSPCLNCCEEICRFLNNKKEKVILNLNISRFYNFHDIDNKISLKILRKYGVQIKMMDLEDFKACFYLFVDPKEQFEPCEELNVHCERNAIELDHLWHEEFEEYILRRKGYSSVLFASEDTSPDYDNDAYMRLQKDNTTPKKVEQEKESQAKTPVKLRPPMKAMEPNRFKRKLSFDYPE from the exons ATGACACTATTCATCAGAAAATTTTTATCAGAAGAAGAATTTCATGATAACTTTAATACTAATGATTTGGTGAATAAAGCATTAGTGTGCTTTAGCCTGGAGGACAAGAAACCACCATGGAAACTGTGGGGCTTTGCATACAACAACCCAGGAGTTGAACATGCCGAGATAACTGTTTTGCAAGAACTCTCCAAATTTTGGAGATCAAATTGTATGAAAAAAGATTCTCAATATAAAATCACTTTATACGCAACTTACAGTCCCTGCCTCAACTGTTGTGAAGAAATATgcagatttctcaacaacaagaaagAAAAAGTAATCTTGAATTTGAATATTTCAAGGTTTTATAATTTTCATGATATTGACAATAAAATCAGCTTAAAAATTCTGAGAAAATATGGAGTGCAAATTAAAATGATGGATCTAGAAGATTTTAAGGCATGCTTTTACCTTTTTGTGGATCCAAAAGAGCAATTTGAACCCTGTGAAGAGTTAAACGTTCATTGTGAAAGAAATGCGATTGAACTGGATCATCTCTGGCATGAG GAATTTGAAGAATATATACTCAGAAGAAAAGGATATAGCTCAG TATTGTTTGCGTCTGAGGATACGTCTCCTGATTATGACAATGACGCTTACATGAGACTGCAAAAAGACAATACAACGCCAAAGAAGGTTGAACAAGAGAAAGAATCACAAGCAAAGACTCCGGTGAAGCTACGTCCTCCGATGAAAGCTATGGAACCCAATAGATTTAAGAGAAAGCTCTCGTTTGACTATCCAGAGTAA